From one Oncorhynchus clarkii lewisi isolate Uvic-CL-2024 chromosome 6, UVic_Ocla_1.0, whole genome shotgun sequence genomic stretch:
- the LOC139411284 gene encoding malignant fibrous histiocytoma-amplified sequence 1 homolog, with product MSRPNGTGQSKKDWDLSGRKLKSVPPILLEHADEVRRLDLQRNKLRQLNWISNLVNLRELNLSRNELVDFPLEFRSLKLLERLYMNQNNIKVIPEDVFPHLGKLQFLKLSTNRLAKLPVDLSQCHSLSYLNLSNNCLKDIQALVGLPKLKELFVERNSLTELPAQLFQKGNSELTLFKATGNPLRTPPEEVCDGGVRDIQSYFAMMEEEGPDTHTTAWTVKTMFLGSSMAGKSTLCRSLKQGGPVRVDEEDRTEGIEISEMDMEGIRFLFWDFAGQEEYYLTHHVFITPRALVILAVDLASYNMEDPQSYKEKVCFWINNIQLRVPASVVLLVGTHCDQCQDQDEVREKKRHIEENVRVMLKERKEVLQLQQKNLKGNTDPSLFSEQMSELDRLMEYNLQVLELVPIDCTMHEDIVKLKEHIVRHILTKDTFPCAERTLPKSYKEVELVIHDLVKQNQIPQHGIVSFDDLLSDLILHLELGEENVHSILRYLHRIGIIVWYEEIPALKDRVFVQPSFLISLFKTIVRHDLVKQMEAIPRDELRKEGNLLVHRGTWVDDFKEKGTLHNAATRILVRRELRRLRLDDEDLVEEVVGSRTKEGTLLSLLQHFEVCLPAKVGSPLNPAAPEFKPGEKQWKSSNLAMGHLDGACLFPSYLQDNQMVVQMWGEDKLDDINVCVYFLPEIPHGFFHRLIIKTCSLYPIHWIGKDHCLLSSGDKLVLMRENNKDGDNKDGDQHIQIRCKRPETSEFRRSWDLFLSVMKKLVVLSRQWPGLSQHVHTPCKEKGCTAYFVWRDWQNLQISDIYDLVQEEKQLCRNGHTRRTELLFPKDPVVNKSKGQ from the exons ATGTCTCGACCTAATG gtaCTGGGCAGAGTAAGAAAGATTGGGACCTGTCTGGTAGAAAACTGAAGTCCGTCCCTCCGATTCTCCTGGAGCATGCTGACGAGGTCAGAAGGTTGGACCTCCAGAGGAACAAACTGAGACAGCTCAATTGGATCTCCAACCTGGTAAACCTGAGAGAGCTCAACCTCTCCAGGAATGAGCTGGTGGACTTTCCCCTGGAGTTTAGATCTTTGAAACTTCTGGAGCGGCTCTACATGAACCAGAACAACATCAAGGTCATCCCTGAGGATGTCTTCCCTCATCTGGGGAAGCTACAGTTCCTCAAGCTCAGCACCAACCGTCTGGCCAAACTCCCGGTAGACCTGAGTCAATGCCACAGCCTCAGCTACCTCAACCTGTCCAATAACTGCCTGAAGGACATCCAGGCACTGGTGGGGCTACCTAAACTCAAGGAGCTGTTTGTAGAACGGAATAGCCTGACCGAACTTCCAGCCCAGCTGTTCCAGAAGGGGAACTCGGAGCTGACCCTGTTCAAGGCCACAGGGAACCCGCTGAGGACCCCCCCAGAGGAGGTGTGTGACGGAGGAGTGAGGGACATTCAGAGCTACTTCGCCATGATGGAGGAGGAAGGCCCTGACACGCACACCACAGCCTGGACAGTCAAGACCATGTTCCTGGGTTCCTCCATGGCTGGAAAGTCCACGCTGTGTCGTAGCCTGAAGCAGGGGGGGCCTGTGAGGGTAGATGAGGAGGACAGAACGGAGGGGATAGAGATCAGTGAGATGGATATGGAGGGGATCCGGTTCCTATTCTGGGACTTCGCAGGGCAGGAAGAATACTACCTGACGCATCACGTCTTCATCACCCCCAGAGCCCTCGTTATCCTCGCTGTTGATTTGGCCAG CTACAACATGGAAGACCCCCAGTCTTACAAAGAGAAGGTGTGTTTCTGGATCAATAACATCCAGCTTCGCGTCCCTGCCTCTGTGGTCTTACTGGTGGGAACTCATTGTGACCAGTGTCAAGACCAAGATGAggtgagggagaagaagagacacATCGAGGAGAATGTTCGAGTCATGCTCAAAGAAAGGAAGGAGGTTTTACAACTACAGCAGAAGAACCTGAAGGGCAATACAGACCCCTCTCTGTTTTCTGAACAGATGAGCGAACTTGACCGGCTTATGGAGTATAATTTACAG GTCCTGGAACTTGTACCTATTGACTGCACTATGCATGAGGACATTGTCAAGCTCAAGGAGCACATTGTGAGGCATATCTTAACAAAGGATACATTCCCATGTGCTGAAAGGACCCTGCCCAAAAGCTACAAAGAAGTTGAGTTAGTCATTCATGACCTAGTGAAACAAAACCAAATACCTCAACACG GAATAGTTTCTTTTGATGACCTTCTGAGTGACCTCATTCTGCACCTTGAGTTGGGCGAGGAGAACGTCCACTCCATCCTACGCTACCTCCATCGTATCGGCATCATCGTGTGGTACGAGGAGATCCCTGCTCTGAAGGATAGGGTGTTCGTTCAGCCATCTTTTCTCATCTCACTCTTCAAG ACCATCGTGAGGCACGACCTGGTCAAGCAGATGGAGGCCATCCCCAGAGACGAGCTGCGGAAAGAGGGCAACCTATTGGTCCACCGGGGCACGTGGGTGGATGACTTCAAGGAGAAGGGCACCCTGCACAACGCGGCCACACGGATCCTGGTACGCAGAGAACTGAGGCGGCTGCGACTGGACGATGAAGAcctggtggaggaggtggtggggagTAGGACTAAGGAGGGGACGCTACTTAGCCTCCTGCAGCACTTTGAGGTCTGTCTCCCGGCTAAGGTGGGTAGTCCCCTGAACCCGGCGGCCCCGGAGTTCAAACCCGGGGAGAAGCAGTGGAAGTCATCAAACTTGGCCATGGGTCATCTGGACGGAGCATGTCTCTTCCCCAGCTACCTGCAGGACAATCAAATGGTGGTGCAGATGTGGGGAGAAGACAAGCTGGACGATATAAATGTCTGTGTTTACTTTCTACCTGAGATCCCTCATGGCTTCTTCCACAG GCTGATCATCAAGACGTGCTCCCTGTACCCGATTCACTGGATAGGGAAGGACCACTGCCTGCTTAGCTCTGGAGACAAACTGGTGCTGATGAGAGAGAACAATAAAGATGGAGACAATAAAGATGGAGATCAACACATACAGATTCGCTGCAAGAGACCTGAGACCAGCG AGTTCCGTCGTTCTTGGGATCTCTTCCTGTCGGTGATGAAAAAACTAGTGGTGCTGTCTAGACAGTGGCCTGGCCTATCCCAACATGTCCACACCCCTTGTAAGGAGAAAGGTTGCACAGCCTACTTCGTCTGGAGAGACTGGCAGAACCTCCAAATCTCAGACATATATGACCT TGTGCAGGAGGAAAAACAACTCTGCCGAAACGGACACACGCGACGGACCGAGTTGCTTTTCCCAAAAG aTCCTGTTGTCAACAAATCTAAAGGACAATGA